The DNA window TGGCCGCCCTGGACAGCCCGGTCTTCGCCTGCACTCCCGACCTCTTCCCCGACCTAATGGCCGCGGCTCTGAAGCGCGAGGACCTGCAGGCCTGGGCGGCGGCCCGGGACATCGCCCTGGTCCGCGGCGGCGAGGCCTGAGCCAGGACCTGACGGGACTGCCCGCGCGCCCGGAGCTGTGCTATTGCCGAAGGGCCCGCAACCCGGACCTCGAGGCTCGCAATGGACCATCGCACGCTCACCGACGAGGAGCTGGAACGGCACCTCAACCCCCGGGTCGCGGCGCCGGGCTTCGAGGCCCACCTGGCCGACTACGCCGCGCGCAGCGCCGTCAGCCGCGCGAAGCTCGAGGCGGTGCTGGACCTGCCCTTCGGCAAAAGCCCTTTGGAGCGCCTCGATGTCTTCCCCGCCGCGAGCGCGGGCGCGCCGGTCCAGGTCTTCGTCCACGGCGGCTACTGGCGCGCCCTGGACAAGAGCGACCACAGCTTCGCCGCCGAGGCCCTGGTCGCAGCCGGCGCAACGGTGGTCGCGATCAACTACGACCTCTGCCCGGCGGTGACCCTAGACCGGATCGTGGCCCAGACCCGCGCCGCCGTCGCCTGGACCTACCGCAATATCGCGGCCTATGGCGGCGATCCGGAGCGGATCTTCCTCTCCGGGCATTCCGCCGGCGCCCACCTCGCGGTCATGGCGCTGCTGGAGGATTGGCCGGGGCAGCACGGCCTGCCGCCCGAGCCGATCAAGGGGGTGACGGCGATCAGCGGAGTCTACGACCTGGCGCCGGTGCTCCGGATCTCGGTCAACGACGACGTCCGCCTGACCGCGGAGATGGCCGCGCGCAACTCGCCGACGTTGCACCCGCCGCGGCGCGCCCTGCCGCTGCTCCTGGCGGTCGGCGCCGAGGAACCGGCCGGCTGGATCCAGCAGACCCTCGACTTCCGCCGGGCCTTCGAGGCGAGCGCTGGGCCGGCCAGCTTCCTCGAGGTGCCCGACCGCAACCACTTCTCCGTGCTCTACGACCTCGCCGACCCCGAGACGGCGCTCTGCCGCGCGGTCCTGCAGCAGATGGGCCTGGCTTAGTCGGTCTCGGCAGGTCGCATCAATCACGCTGTCATGCCCGGACGTGATCCGGGCATCCATCGTGCCGATTGCGCGACGGATTGCCGGGTCAAGCCCGGCAATGACAGCGGTGGTGAAGTTCCTTGCTTGCTCGACGACAAGTGACATTGCCTCACGGCCAGCCAAGGTCGATGCCACCGTTGGACGCGGGGTCGAGCTCCGGGGCGGCGCGGCCCAGGGGCCTGGCGCTTTCGGGCGGGTCGCAGGGCAGGAAGGTGCCGCTGCCGCGGGCGACCTGCAATTCACCGTCCTCGACCACGATGCGGCCGCGGTTGAGGACCGTAACCGGCCAGCCGGTGATCCGCCGCCCCTCGTAGGGCGTGTAGCCGGCCCGGTCGTGCAGCAGGTCGTAGCTGACGTCGACCGTCTTCTCCGGATCCCAGATCGCCAGGTCCGCGTCGGCGCCGACCGCGAGGCTGCCCTTGCGCGGGTAGAGGCCGTAGAGCCTGGCCGCGTTGGTTGAGGCCAGGGCGACGAAGTCGTTGAGCGACAGGCGGCCGCCACCGACCCCTTCCGAGAACAGCAATGGCAGGCGCAGCTCCAGGCCCGGCACGCCGTTTGCCATCTCCTTGAAGGTGGTCTTGTCGCCGCGCGGCAGCTTGCCGCTCTCGTCGAAGCGATAGGGCGCGTGGTCGGAGGAGAAGACCTGGAAGGTGCCGTTCGCGAGGCCCCGCCACATGGCCTCCTGGTCGGCCGTGTCGCGCGGCGGCGGGCTGCAGCAGAACTTGGCGCCCTCGAGACCGTCGCGATCCAGGTCGGCCGCGGTGAGAAACAGGTACTGCGGGCAGGTCTCGCCGTAGATCTTGAGCCCGCGGGTCTGGGCCGCGCGGATCGCGTCCATCGCCTCCGCCGCCGAGACGTGCACCACCAGCAAGGGCACGTCGAGGAACTCGGCGAGGCGGATCGCGCGGTGGGTGGCCTCGCCCTCGGCGGCCCGGGCATGGCTCAGGGCATGGTGCCGCGGCAGGACGTGGCCGCCCTGCAGCAGGCGCTCGGTCATCCAGGCGATGACATCGTGGTTCTCGGCATGGACCATGACCAGGGCGCCCTCGCGCCGGGCGACGGACAGCACGTCGAGCAGCTGGCGGTCGTCGAGCTTCAGGCGCTCGTAGGTCATGTAGACCTTGAAGGAGCTGTAGCCGTCGCGGATCAGGGCCGGCAGCTCCTGCCCCAGGACGCTCTCGCTGGGGTCGGAGACGATCAGGTGAAAGGCGTAGTCGATCACCGCCTTGGGGCCGGCGCAGGCGTGGTAGTCCTGGACCACCTGGCGCAGGGACTGGCCGCGGTGCTGGGCGGCGAAGGGAATCACCGTGGTGGTGCCGCCGAAGGCGGCGGAGACGGTCGCTGAATGGAAGTCGTCGGCGGTCATCACGCCGGCGGAGGACATCTGCTCGATGTGGCAGTGGCTGTCGACCCCGCCCGGCAGGACGTAGGCGCCCGTGGCGTCGATCTCCCGCACGCCCGGCCCGAGGTCCACACCCAACGCGGCGATCCGCTCGCCTGCGACGCCGACGTCGCAGCGCATGGTGTCGCCGGCCGTGACGACGGTGCCGCCACGCACCACCAGATCGAAGTCGGCCATCCCGCGCCTCCCAGACCTCTTCAGCTCTCCCGCGCGCGGACGCGCGGGAGCACTCTAGCGCAGCGGCTGGGTTGCCGGTCAACGTTTCCTCCGCGCCAGGCACCGGGTCGGCCCGCAAGGACGAGACAAAGGAGGACCCGCACAGGCCTGCGGCCTCTTGACCCTTGCGGCCAGACCCGGCCCGGCCAAGAATGCGACTGTGTTCGGCAGCGAACAGCGGCGGCCACCACAGACGACAGCGAGGAGAGGTCCTGGCATGGAAAGCGGCGGAACGTCCCAGGGCAGCGACGCCTTCATAGAGCGCAGCTTGAACGTCGCAATCCGTGTTGGCCTTGTACTGCTTCTGATCGCCTGGTGCTTCACCGTCGTGCGACCCTTCGTTGCGCCGATCATCTGGGGCATCATCATCGCGGTCGCGACTCATCCGGCCTACGTCCGCCTGCAATGGGCGCTCAGGGGACGGAGCGGCCTGGCGGCAACGGTCTACGTCGTGATCTTCCTCCTGGTGGTGATCACCCCGGCGCTCCTGCTGGCCGGCACCCTGGTCGATGCGGTGCGTTTCGTCGCGAACGACTTGAGCGACGGCGTGCTGGACCTGCCGCCGCCACCGACGGAGATCGAGGCCTGGCCGTTCGTCGGCAAGCCGCTATTCGAATTCTGGGTCCTGGCTTCGACCAATATTCAGGAGGCTCTGGGCCAGCTCGAGCCGGAGCTCAAGGTGATTGGCAGCTGGCTGCTCAACTTCGTTGGTACGGTTGCCATCGGCTTGCTGCAGTTCATCGTCGCGATCTTCATTGCCGCCGCGTTGCTGGTGAATGCGGCCGGCGGCGAGCGGGTCGCGGGCGATATCGCGACTCGCCTCATGGGAGAGCGGGGACCGGTCTACGCCGACCTGGCGCGCGCGACGATTCGCAGTGTCGCTTACGGCATCCTGGGCGTCGCGCTGATCCAGTCGATCCTCGCCGGGCTCGGCTTCCTGGCCGTCGGCCTGCCCGGTGCCGGGCTGCTGGCGCTGATCTGCCTCCTCCTCATCGTCGTGCAGATCGGACCAACCCTGGTGATGATCCCGGTTGTGATCTACGAGTTCTACGCCGCCGACATCACGACCGCGATCATCTTCGCCATCTGGTGTTTTCTCGTCACCATCCTCGACAACGTCCTCAAGCCCTTCGTCCTCGGACGCGGCGTGAAGGTGCCGTTGCTGGTTGTCTTCGTCGGCGCCATCGGCGGCATCCTCTCGATGGGAATTCTCGGCCTCTTCGTCGGGCCGGTGGTGCTGGCGCTCGGCTATACCCTCTTCACCGCCTGGATGGAGGACGGGCTGCGGCCGGCACCGGCCGTCGCCGCACCGACCGAGGAGCCCTGATGCCGGCTTCTTTCGACGCTCAGACGCCGCGCCGGGCCCGGCCGAGCCAGATGACGGCGCCGTGAGCGCTCATTATCCATTTGTGCAACAAGCTCGCGAATGGGTGGCGGATCGCGTTTCCGGCCGGAAGACGCCCTGCTTCCGGAGAAGAGCCTGCCGCTGCAGGACCGCGGGGGCTTGCCGCCGGGAAACGATCGGCGCTTAATCCTTGTGGCGTGCAGGTATCGCCGGGCGGCCTGGGCTCGCCGGTGCGAGATCGGTCGGCCCGAGGACGATGGCATTGGTGTCGGGAGAGAAGGCAGCAACCATGCGATATGAAGCCCCCGAGACGATCGAGGCGGCGGTGGCCTTGCTCGCCGACGAGCCCGGCCCGGCCCGTGTGCTGGCGGGAGGCACCGATCTCCTGGTCCAGTTGCGCTCCGGCCTCACAGAACCGGAGCTCGTGGTCGACGTGAAGCGGATTTCGGCGATGCGGAGGATCACGCCGGAGGCGGGCGGCTTCCGCATCGGCGCCGCGGTCTCTGCGGCGGAGCTGAGCGAGCACGAGGGGGTCTGCGACCTTTGGCCCGGCGTGGTCGACGCTGCCGAGCTCATCGGCTCCTCCCAGATCCAGAGCCGGGCCACCCTTGCCGGCAATCTCTGCAACGCCTCGCCGGCCGCCGATACCGTCCCGGCCTTGGTCGCCGCCGATGCTGTCGCCAGCATCGCCGGGCCCCGTGGCAGGCGCGCGCTGCCGGTGGCCGAGGTCGCCGTCGCGCCCGGCAAGACCGCCTTGGCAGCAGGCGAGCTGGTGGAATCGATCTTTCTGCCCGCCCGGCCGAGCAAGGCGTCCGATGCCTACTTGCGCTTCATCCCGCGGACCGAGATGGACATTGCCGTGGTCGGCGCCGGGGTCAGCCTGGTGCTGGAGGATGACGGCACCTGCCGCGCGGCGCGGGTCGCCTTGGGCGCCGTGGCGGCGCGCGTGCTCCTGGTCGAAGAGGCGGCCGCGGCCCTGATCGGGACGCCCCTCGACGGCGCGGCCCTGGACGCGCTGGCGGCTGCGGCCTCGGCCGCCTGCCAGCCGATCGACGACAAGCGCGGCACGATCGAATTCCGAACCGAGGTCGCCGGCGTCCTGGCACGGCGGGCGGCGGAGACGGCGCTGGCGCGCGCCAAGGCCAAGACCTAGGAGAGACGATGTCCCAGATCCATGTCACGACCACGGTGAACGGCGACGCTGTCGAGCTGCTCTGCGAGCCGGAGGAGACCCTGCTCGACGTGCTGCGCGACCGGCTCTGCCTGACCGGCAGCAAGGAAGGCTGCGGCACCGGCGACTGCGGCGCCTGCAGCGTCTTGCTCGATGACCGCCTGGTCTGTTCCTGCCTGGTCCTGGGCGCCGAGGCCGAAGGCCGGGAGATCCGCACCATCGAGGGCCTGGCCGAAGGCGAGCACCTGCATCCCCTGCAACGCAAGTTCCTGGAGCACGCGGCCCTGCAGTGTGG is part of the Kiloniellales bacterium genome and encodes:
- a CDS encoding alpha/beta hydrolase; its protein translation is MDHRTLTDEELERHLNPRVAAPGFEAHLADYAARSAVSRAKLEAVLDLPFGKSPLERLDVFPAASAGAPVQVFVHGGYWRALDKSDHSFAAEALVAAGATVVAINYDLCPAVTLDRIVAQTRAAVAWTYRNIAAYGGDPERIFLSGHSAGAHLAVMALLEDWPGQHGLPPEPIKGVTAISGVYDLAPVLRISVNDDVRLTAEMAARNSPTLHPPRRALPLLLAVGAEEPAGWIQQTLDFRRAFEASAGPASFLEVPDRNHFSVLYDLADPETALCRAVLQQMGLA
- the hydA gene encoding dihydropyrimidinase, producing MADFDLVVRGGTVVTAGDTMRCDVGVAGERIAALGVDLGPGVREIDATGAYVLPGGVDSHCHIEQMSSAGVMTADDFHSATVSAAFGGTTTVIPFAAQHRGQSLRQVVQDYHACAGPKAVIDYAFHLIVSDPSESVLGQELPALIRDGYSSFKVYMTYERLKLDDRQLLDVLSVARREGALVMVHAENHDVIAWMTERLLQGGHVLPRHHALSHARAAEGEATHRAIRLAEFLDVPLLVVHVSAAEAMDAIRAAQTRGLKIYGETCPQYLFLTAADLDRDGLEGAKFCCSPPPRDTADQEAMWRGLANGTFQVFSSDHAPYRFDESGKLPRGDKTTFKEMANGVPGLELRLPLLFSEGVGGGRLSLNDFVALASTNAARLYGLYPRKGSLAVGADADLAIWDPEKTVDVSYDLLHDRAGYTPYEGRRITGWPVTVLNRGRIVVEDGELQVARGSGTFLPCDPPESARPLGRAAPELDPASNGGIDLGWP
- a CDS encoding AI-2E family transporter, whose amino-acid sequence is MESGGTSQGSDAFIERSLNVAIRVGLVLLLIAWCFTVVRPFVAPIIWGIIIAVATHPAYVRLQWALRGRSGLAATVYVVIFLLVVITPALLLAGTLVDAVRFVANDLSDGVLDLPPPPTEIEAWPFVGKPLFEFWVLASTNIQEALGQLEPELKVIGSWLLNFVGTVAIGLLQFIVAIFIAAALLVNAAGGERVAGDIATRLMGERGPVYADLARATIRSVAYGILGVALIQSILAGLGFLAVGLPGAGLLALICLLLIVVQIGPTLVMIPVVIYEFYAADITTAIIFAIWCFLVTILDNVLKPFVLGRGVKVPLLVVFVGAIGGILSMGILGLFVGPVVLALGYTLFTAWMEDGLRPAPAVAAPTEEP
- a CDS encoding xanthine dehydrogenase family protein subunit M gives rise to the protein MRYEAPETIEAAVALLADEPGPARVLAGGTDLLVQLRSGLTEPELVVDVKRISAMRRITPEAGGFRIGAAVSAAELSEHEGVCDLWPGVVDAAELIGSSQIQSRATLAGNLCNASPAADTVPALVAADAVASIAGPRGRRALPVAEVAVAPGKTALAAGELVESIFLPARPSKASDAYLRFIPRTEMDIAVVGAGVSLVLEDDGTCRAARVALGAVAARVLLVEEAAAALIGTPLDGAALDALAAAASAACQPIDDKRGTIEFRTEVAGVLARRAAETALARAKAKT
- a CDS encoding (2Fe-2S)-binding protein — protein: MSQIHVTTTVNGDAVELLCEPEETLLDVLRDRLCLTGSKEGCGTGDCGACSVLLDDRLVCSCLVLGAEAEGREIRTIEGLAEGEHLHPLQRKFLEHAALQCGVCTPGFLMAAKALLDRNPDPSETEVRYWLAGNLCRCTGYDKIVRAVLDAARELRTTSHAA